The following proteins are encoded in a genomic region of Thermococcus pacificus:
- a CDS encoding polyprenyl synthetase family protein yields MGKYDELFMRIKEKAKDVDRVILELVPEKEPKSLYEASRHYPLAGGKRVRPFVVLRATEAVGGDPEKAIYPAASVEFIHNYSLVHDDIMDMDELRRGRPTVHKLWGVNMAILAGDLLFSKAFEAIAKAEVPPEKKARILDVLVRTSNMLCEGQALDIEFETREEVGVDEYLRMISGKTGALFQGSAEIGAIVGTDNEEYIQALSKWGMNVGIAFQIWDDVLDLIADEEKLGKPVGSDIRKGKKTLIVSHFFDHASEEDKTEFLKVFGKYAGDAKGDALIHDEKVKEEVAKAIELLKKYGSIDYAAQYAKNLIKEANEALKVLPESEARRDLELLAEFLVEREF; encoded by the coding sequence ATGGGGAAGTACGATGAGCTGTTCATGAGGATTAAGGAGAAAGCCAAGGACGTTGATAGAGTCATTCTAGAACTGGTGCCTGAGAAGGAGCCAAAGAGCCTGTACGAAGCTTCCCGCCACTACCCGCTCGCGGGAGGGAAGCGCGTCAGGCCGTTCGTCGTTCTTCGCGCGACTGAGGCCGTTGGTGGTGACCCAGAGAAGGCCATCTATCCGGCCGCATCGGTTGAGTTCATACACAATTACTCCCTCGTCCACGACGACATAATGGACATGGACGAGCTGAGGCGCGGAAGGCCGACCGTCCACAAGCTCTGGGGAGTTAATATGGCTATCCTGGCTGGAGACCTTCTCTTCAGCAAGGCTTTCGAGGCGATAGCAAAGGCCGAGGTTCCCCCGGAGAAGAAGGCGAGAATCCTCGACGTCCTTGTCAGAACTTCGAACATGCTCTGCGAGGGCCAGGCCCTCGACATAGAGTTCGAGACGAGGGAAGAGGTGGGTGTCGACGAGTACCTCAGGATGATAAGCGGCAAGACGGGGGCACTCTTCCAGGGTTCGGCTGAGATTGGAGCCATCGTCGGAACTGATAACGAGGAGTACATTCAGGCTTTGTCAAAGTGGGGCATGAACGTCGGCATAGCCTTCCAGATATGGGACGACGTGCTCGACCTCATAGCTGACGAGGAGAAGCTGGGCAAGCCCGTCGGCAGCGACATAAGGAAGGGCAAGAAGACCCTCATAGTGAGCCACTTCTTCGACCACGCGAGCGAGGAGGACAAGACCGAGTTCCTCAAGGTCTTCGGAAAGTACGCCGGAGATGCAAAGGGCGACGCCCTCATACACGACGAGAAGGTGAAGGAAGAGGTTGCCAAGGCCATTGAGCTCCTCAAGAAGTACGGGAGCATTGACTATGCCGCTCAATACGCCAAGAACCTCATCAAAGAAGCAAACGAAGCTTTGAAGGTCCTCCCGGAGAGCGAGGCGAGGAGGGATCTGGAGCTTCTCGCTGAGTTCCTGGTTGAGAGGGAGTTCTGA
- a CDS encoding M20/M25/M40 family metallo-hydrolase, which yields MFISTVAVMEVLELLSELVSFETVNDPARGIKPSKDCPRFIMDRLSEWGIESRLLERDGYYAVYGEIGEGKPRLLFMAHFDVVPVNPAEWETDPFRLTVEGNRAYGRGSADDKGNVASIMLALRELSRERLNGKVLFAFTGDEEIGGRMAMHIAEKLSKEGKLPEYMINADGIGMVPIIRRRKGFGVMLRIPSERVRVKGRLREKTFRISTPVVETRHAAYFLPGVDTHPMIAASHFLRSRNALAVSLEGSFLKGNVVPGEVRLKYIEPGEGGDVEVDLGLTRLLKAIVPLVRAPIKTERYSDYGVSITPNLYTLEGGEHVLRIDVRAMSRSKEDIERAMREVVEFNLPGAELTVMTNEKAGYLFTQPGERIVRVMLEVLEGEGERAEPIEGPGAADSRFFTPYGVRAIDFGPRGGNIHGPNEYVEVDSLEKMPRIYKGVALRLLGG from the coding sequence ATGTTTATCTCAACGGTGGCGGTTATGGAGGTTCTGGAACTCCTATCTGAACTCGTCTCTTTTGAAACAGTTAACGACCCGGCAAGGGGGATAAAGCCGTCGAAGGACTGCCCGCGCTTCATAATGGATCGTCTCTCCGAGTGGGGAATTGAGAGCAGGCTGCTTGAAAGGGACGGCTACTACGCGGTCTACGGCGAAATCGGAGAAGGAAAGCCAAGGCTCCTCTTCATGGCCCACTTCGACGTCGTGCCCGTCAACCCCGCGGAGTGGGAGACCGACCCGTTCAGGCTCACGGTAGAGGGGAACCGTGCCTACGGGAGGGGCAGCGCCGACGATAAGGGGAATGTAGCTTCCATAATGCTCGCCCTTAGAGAGCTCTCGAGGGAGAGGCTGAACGGGAAAGTCCTGTTCGCCTTCACCGGGGACGAGGAGATAGGCGGGAGGATGGCCATGCACATCGCCGAAAAACTGAGCAAGGAAGGCAAGCTCCCGGAGTACATGATAAACGCCGATGGCATCGGTATGGTGCCCATAATCCGGAGGAGGAAGGGCTTTGGAGTCATGCTTCGCATCCCCTCGGAGAGGGTCAGGGTCAAGGGCAGGCTCAGAGAGAAGACATTCAGAATAAGCACTCCTGTGGTGGAGACGAGGCACGCCGCCTATTTTCTGCCCGGGGTTGATACACACCCGATGATAGCGGCTTCTCACTTCCTGAGGAGCAGGAACGCTCTGGCCGTCTCCCTGGAGGGGAGCTTCCTCAAGGGGAACGTTGTGCCGGGCGAGGTGAGGCTCAAGTACATCGAACCGGGCGAAGGCGGAGATGTGGAAGTTGATTTGGGTCTTACAAGGCTCCTGAAGGCAATAGTCCCCCTCGTTAGGGCACCTATAAAGACCGAGAGGTACAGCGACTACGGCGTCTCCATAACCCCAAACCTCTACACCCTGGAGGGCGGGGAGCACGTTCTGAGGATAGACGTAAGGGCAATGAGCCGCTCCAAAGAGGATATCGAGCGGGCGATGAGGGAAGTGGTCGAGTTCAATCTCCCCGGGGCGGAGCTCACAGTGATGACGAACGAAAAAGCCGGCTATCTCTTCACACAGCCGGGAGAGAGGATAGTGAGGGTGATGCTGGAAGTGCTGGAAGGCGAGGGTGAGAGGGCCGAGCCCATCGAGGGGCCCGGGGCGGCGGACTCAAGGTTCTTCACCCCCTACGGGGTCAGGGCAATAGACTTCGGCCCGAGGGGAGGCAACATCCACGGCCCGAACGAGTACGTCGAGGTGGACTCACTCGAGAAGATGCCCAGGATATACAAAGGGGTGGCGCTGAGGCTGCTTGGGGGGTAG
- a CDS encoding methyltransferase domain-containing protein: protein MFFIPVSEEAFKKDVLPKISPRNELPLPPDWLHLEMLERFRVLRFAPIREGTNVLEIGCGAHALTTVPLAYLVGETGRVVAVDKSRWCFFEEIISSASVKQGVIPLKLDARELHSRSKPSTWSSSFTEYEV, encoded by the coding sequence GTGTTTTTCATACCGGTTAGTGAGGAAGCCTTCAAGAAGGACGTCCTTCCCAAAATCTCGCCCCGGAATGAACTTCCATTGCCTCCCGATTGGCTTCATCTTGAAATGCTCGAACGCTTCCGCGTTCTCCGGTTTGCACCGATAAGAGAAGGCACGAACGTCCTCGAAATCGGCTGCGGCGCTCACGCTCTAACAACGGTTCCCCTCGCCTATCTCGTTGGCGAAACCGGCCGCGTTGTGGCGGTTGATAAATCAAGGTGGTGCTTCTTCGAGGAAATAATCTCATCGGCAAGCGTGAAACAGGGGGTAATTCCCCTAAAGCTCGACGCGAGGGAGCTCCATTCCCGTTCAAAGCCTTCGACATGGTCGTCCTCGTTCACGGAATACGAAGTTTGA
- the leuS gene encoding leucine--tRNA ligase, whose translation MAELDFKAIEEKWQRKWMEERVFEPDRNAKPKEKKFYITVAFPYLSGHLHVGHARTYTIPDVIARFKRMQGYNVLFPMGWHITGAPIVGIAERIKNRDPKTIHVYRDVYKVPEEILWKFEDPKEIVKYFMKAAKETFIRAGFSVDWTREFHTTSLFPPFSKFIEWQFWTLKDMGLVVKGAHRVRWDPVVGTPLGDHDIMEGEDVQILDYVIIKFILEEDGEEIYLPAATLRPETVYGVTNMWLNPEATYVKAKVRRNGKEETWIVSKEAAYKLSFQDREIEVIEEFKGERLIGKYVKNPVTGDEIIILPAEFVDPNNATGVVMSVPAHAPFDHIALEDLKKETEILLKYDIDPRVVEEISYISLIKLEGYGEFPAVEEAERLGVKSQKDVEKLEEATKNIYKAEYHKGVFKIEPYAGKPVQEVKDLIAKELQEKGTAEIMYEFAEKPVISRFGNQAVIKIIHDQWFIDYGNPEWKEKAREALANMTIYPESRRAQFEAVIDWLDKKACARKVGLGTPLPWDPDWVIESLSDSTIYMAYYTISRHMNRLRDEGKLDPEKLDREFFDYIFREDFDEEKEKKLAEKTGIPAEIIHEMKEEFEYWYPLDWRCSAKDLIPNHLTFFIFNHTAVFRKEHWPRGIAVNGFGTLEGQKMSKSKGNVLNFIDAIEENGADVVRLYIMGLAEHDSDFDWRRKEVGKLRRQVERFYELISDFSTYEAKEDVELKDIDRWMLHRLNKAIEETTKALEEFRTRTAVQWAFYSVLNDLRWYLRRTEGRDDEAKRYVLRKLAEVWVRLMAPFTPHIAEELWEKLGGEGFVSLAKWPEPVEEWWNETVEAEEQFVQSVIEDIKEIIRVAKLEDAKRVYIYTAPEWKWRVVEVVAEKRDFKSAMAELMKDPEMRKHGKEVSKLIQRLIKERAFEVKRIDEEKALREAKDFMEKELGLEIIINAEEDKGGKKRQAMPLKPAVFVE comes from the coding sequence ATGGCTGAGCTTGACTTCAAGGCCATTGAGGAAAAGTGGCAGAGGAAATGGATGGAGGAGAGGGTTTTCGAGCCCGACAGGAACGCGAAGCCCAAGGAGAAGAAGTTCTACATAACTGTAGCTTTCCCCTACCTCTCGGGTCACCTCCACGTCGGCCACGCGAGGACATACACGATCCCGGACGTAATAGCGCGCTTTAAGAGAATGCAGGGCTACAACGTGTTATTCCCGATGGGATGGCACATCACTGGCGCGCCGATAGTCGGAATAGCGGAGCGCATAAAGAACCGCGACCCGAAGACCATCCACGTCTATCGCGACGTCTACAAAGTCCCTGAGGAGATACTCTGGAAATTTGAAGACCCGAAGGAAATCGTGAAGTACTTCATGAAGGCCGCCAAGGAGACCTTCATCAGGGCCGGTTTCTCCGTCGACTGGACGCGTGAGTTCCACACCACAAGCCTGTTCCCGCCCTTCAGCAAGTTCATCGAGTGGCAGTTCTGGACGCTCAAGGACATGGGACTGGTCGTCAAGGGGGCTCACCGTGTCCGCTGGGATCCGGTTGTCGGTACGCCACTGGGAGACCACGACATAATGGAGGGCGAGGACGTCCAGATTCTGGACTACGTCATAATCAAGTTCATCCTCGAGGAAGACGGCGAAGAAATCTACCTTCCCGCGGCAACGCTGAGGCCAGAGACGGTATACGGCGTCACCAACATGTGGCTGAACCCTGAGGCAACCTACGTCAAGGCGAAGGTTAGGCGCAACGGAAAAGAGGAAACCTGGATAGTCAGCAAGGAGGCCGCCTACAAGCTCTCCTTCCAGGACAGGGAGATAGAGGTAATCGAGGAGTTCAAGGGCGAGAGGCTCATCGGAAAATACGTGAAGAACCCAGTGACCGGTGACGAGATAATAATCCTCCCGGCGGAGTTCGTTGACCCCAACAACGCAACCGGCGTTGTCATGAGCGTCCCAGCTCATGCTCCCTTCGACCACATCGCTCTGGAAGACCTGAAGAAGGAAACCGAGATCCTGCTCAAGTACGATATAGATCCTAGAGTTGTCGAGGAGATAAGCTACATCTCGCTGATCAAACTTGAGGGCTACGGTGAGTTCCCGGCCGTCGAGGAGGCCGAGAGGCTTGGTGTGAAGAGCCAGAAGGACGTTGAGAAGCTCGAAGAAGCTACCAAGAACATCTACAAGGCGGAGTACCACAAGGGCGTCTTCAAGATAGAGCCGTACGCTGGTAAGCCCGTCCAGGAGGTCAAGGACCTCATAGCGAAGGAACTCCAGGAGAAGGGCACAGCGGAGATAATGTACGAGTTCGCCGAGAAGCCGGTAATAAGCCGCTTTGGCAACCAGGCGGTCATCAAGATAATCCACGACCAGTGGTTCATCGACTACGGCAACCCCGAATGGAAGGAGAAGGCGAGGGAAGCTCTGGCCAACATGACGATTTACCCGGAGAGCAGGAGAGCACAGTTCGAGGCGGTAATAGACTGGCTCGACAAGAAGGCCTGCGCAAGGAAGGTCGGCCTTGGAACGCCTCTCCCGTGGGATCCAGACTGGGTAATCGAGAGCCTTAGCGACTCGACCATCTACATGGCTTACTACACGATAAGCAGGCACATGAACCGCCTTAGGGACGAAGGCAAGCTTGACCCGGAGAAGCTCGATAGAGAGTTCTTTGACTACATCTTCCGCGAGGACTTTGATGAGGAGAAGGAGAAAAAGCTCGCAGAGAAGACCGGAATTCCAGCGGAGATAATCCACGAGATGAAAGAGGAGTTCGAGTACTGGTACCCGCTCGACTGGCGCTGCTCGGCGAAAGACCTCATCCCGAACCACCTGACGTTCTTCATCTTCAACCACACCGCAGTCTTCAGGAAGGAGCACTGGCCAAGGGGAATAGCGGTAAACGGCTTCGGAACGCTTGAGGGCCAGAAGATGAGCAAGAGCAAGGGCAACGTGCTGAACTTCATAGATGCCATCGAGGAGAACGGGGCAGATGTCGTGAGGCTATACATAATGGGCCTTGCCGAGCACGACAGCGACTTCGACTGGCGCAGGAAGGAGGTCGGCAAGCTCCGCAGGCAGGTTGAGAGGTTCTACGAGCTGATAAGCGATTTCTCCACCTACGAGGCCAAGGAAGATGTTGAACTCAAGGACATCGACCGCTGGATGCTCCACCGCCTCAACAAGGCCATCGAGGAAACAACCAAGGCCCTCGAGGAGTTCAGGACGAGGACGGCAGTGCAGTGGGCGTTCTACTCAGTTCTCAACGACCTGCGCTGGTACCTAAGGAGGACAGAGGGCAGGGACGACGAGGCCAAGCGCTATGTACTGAGGAAGCTCGCCGAGGTCTGGGTCAGGCTCATGGCGCCCTTCACACCACACATAGCGGAGGAGCTCTGGGAGAAGCTCGGCGGAGAGGGCTTCGTAAGCCTGGCGAAGTGGCCCGAACCCGTCGAGGAGTGGTGGAACGAGACGGTAGAGGCTGAAGAGCAGTTCGTCCAGTCCGTCATCGAGGACATCAAGGAGATAATAAGAGTTGCCAAGCTAGAAGATGCCAAGAGGGTCTACATCTACACCGCCCCGGAGTGGAAGTGGCGCGTTGTTGAAGTTGTTGCAGAAAAGAGGGACTTCAAGTCAGCTATGGCCGAGCTGATGAAGGACCCGGAGATGAGGAAGCACGGCAAGGAGGTAAGCAAGCTCATCCAGAGACTCATCAAGGAGCGCGCCTTTGAAGTGAAGCGCATTGACGAGGAGAAAGCGCTGAGAGAGGCGAAGGACTTCATGGAGAAGGAGCTCGGCCTGGAGATAATCATCAACGCTGAGGAAGACAAGGGTGGAAAGAAGAGGCAGGCCATGCCGCTGAAGCCTGCGGTGTTTGTGGAGTGA
- a CDS encoding amidohydrolase — MVVLVKAFVNGRIYVSFKPLKTVDAILVASGRIVYAGSSEMAIKIARELGGEVVDLEGRVVLPGFIDSHLHLEELGMYLETLDLRGVGSIAELKERVRSYAEIAKTSWILGHGWDQELFEENRWPMRWDIDEVVDDRPVMLSRVCLHAAVLNTEAMELAGLLDSELPGVMRDENGEVTGVVKEEAFELAREKFKETLTLEDYEHFVKMAVDYAASLGITAVGTVSVEEKTLKAISNLEERGELKIRVFAYIDPGKREVKGNGMFGNLDVLDSLKKLGIRRGFGRGKLRINGIKVLADGSLGARTAWLSEPYSDAPTQGYANISRELLEKIVRGAHEAGLQMAVHGIGDATIDMILDVYSSLDDPGKLRHRIEHASILRPDQIERMARLGVVGAVQPHFVVTDWWAVRRVGKERAGWVYPFRSMLDAGIVLGFGTDSPIEPTNPWETVYAAVTRGKYEGAEPYEYTKNEALSLEEALHAYTYGSAYILGAEDELGTLEEGKFADFVVVDKDPFGMDERKLREVKVLETYVGGEKV, encoded by the coding sequence ATGGTGGTGCTCGTGAAAGCGTTCGTCAACGGAAGGATATACGTCTCTTTTAAGCCTCTGAAGACCGTCGATGCGATTCTTGTGGCGTCTGGAAGAATTGTCTACGCGGGCTCGAGCGAGATGGCCATAAAAATCGCCCGGGAGCTCGGCGGTGAGGTGGTTGACCTGGAGGGCAGGGTCGTTCTGCCAGGCTTCATTGACTCCCATCTCCACCTGGAGGAGCTCGGGATGTACCTCGAGACCCTCGACCTCAGGGGCGTTGGGAGCATAGCGGAGCTCAAGGAGAGGGTTAGGAGCTACGCTGAGATCGCCAAAACGAGCTGGATACTGGGACATGGCTGGGATCAGGAACTTTTCGAGGAAAATCGCTGGCCCATGCGCTGGGACATTGACGAGGTCGTCGATGACAGACCCGTTATGCTCTCCCGTGTCTGCCTTCACGCTGCCGTCCTCAACACGGAGGCGATGGAGTTAGCAGGTTTGTTGGATTCGGAACTCCCCGGTGTCATGCGGGATGAAAACGGAGAAGTCACAGGCGTCGTCAAGGAGGAGGCCTTCGAACTCGCCCGCGAGAAGTTCAAGGAGACACTAACCCTCGAGGACTACGAGCACTTCGTGAAGATGGCTGTCGACTACGCCGCCTCCTTGGGGATAACTGCCGTTGGAACTGTGAGCGTTGAGGAGAAAACGTTGAAAGCCATATCCAACCTCGAGGAGCGCGGGGAGCTCAAGATACGGGTCTTCGCGTACATCGACCCCGGAAAGAGGGAGGTAAAGGGGAATGGCATGTTCGGAAACCTGGACGTCCTCGATTCCCTCAAAAAGCTCGGAATCAGGCGCGGCTTTGGGAGGGGGAAGCTGAGAATAAACGGGATTAAGGTTCTCGCCGACGGCTCCCTCGGGGCAAGGACGGCGTGGCTGAGCGAGCCCTACAGCGACGCGCCAACACAAGGCTACGCCAACATCTCGAGGGAACTCCTTGAGAAAATCGTGAGGGGCGCTCACGAAGCCGGACTCCAGATGGCCGTCCACGGAATAGGGGACGCGACAATAGACATGATACTGGACGTTTATTCCTCGCTCGACGACCCTGGAAAGCTCAGGCACAGGATAGAGCACGCCTCGATTCTGAGGCCGGATCAAATTGAGAGGATGGCCCGGCTCGGGGTAGTCGGAGCGGTTCAGCCCCACTTCGTGGTGACCGACTGGTGGGCGGTTAGAAGGGTTGGAAAGGAGCGCGCCGGCTGGGTTTATCCCTTCAGGAGCATGCTCGATGCGGGGATAGTCCTCGGTTTCGGTACGGATTCGCCCATAGAGCCCACCAACCCCTGGGAGACGGTTTATGCAGCGGTAACGCGCGGAAAATACGAGGGCGCGGAGCCCTACGAGTACACGAAAAACGAGGCCCTATCATTGGAAGAAGCCCTGCACGCCTACACCTACGGCTCCGCCTACATACTGGGTGCGGAGGATGAGCTTGGAACGCTTGAAGAAGGCAAGTTCGCGGACTTCGTTGTGGTAGACAAAGACCCCTTCGGAATGGATGAGAGGAAACTCAGGGAGGTAAAGGTGCTGGAGACGTACGTGGGTGGGGAAAAGGTGTAA